Genomic segment of Sander lucioperca isolate FBNREF2018 chromosome 20, SLUC_FBN_1.2, whole genome shotgun sequence:
TGGATGAAGATTAGACCAGTTTGGCCTGAAGCTCCGTCTTCTGTCCCCCATCAAAATGGTTGGGAATATATTCAAGTTGGGCTGTAGTGGTACATCATTTCTGTAGAAAGATGGACAGTAAACATAGGGCACAGCTACAACAGTACAACATGAATTTACTTATGCATGTATATCTGCATGTATTTCAAAATGTAGGCCAagtatttacttaaaaaaaagaaacagagccATATTGACACAAAAAAGAATTAACAGCAGAAAGCACCATTTTAAGGACACACAGTAGGCCTACAATGAAATTGTAATTGCACTGCTTTGCAAATAGTAAGACCCTTCTTCATCACAGACCTGATGGTGCAGTACTTGATCAACATGGATCCACCTGCTGTCCCTCTGgctgttcctctctctgtccttgtATGCTTTCCTTCCTCCTCaccctcttcttcatcctcctcacTCTGTGTCAGAGCCCTCCCTTTCATCACATGCCCTCTCTCCAACCTCTTCCTGCTCCTCCTTGAATTTGGTCAGCACAGGGGGGCCACAGGGGGAGGCCAGGGACATGTCTAGGGAGGCACGGGCCTCCGTGTAAAACCGCCACTGTTTTATCCATTTGATCAGGTGTCTGTATGTTAAATCtagtgtgtgtataaatgtaaatggtgtCTTAACAGAGCCCTTTAATGTAGAGAGAGGGGTGAAACAGGTCTGCCCTCTGAGTGCAGCTTTATACATCCTGGCTATCAGCCTCCTGATTAAAACTATAAATGCAGATAGTCTTATATCTGGCATACACGTTGGGCTCACTCCCAAAGTTACTGCCATGGCGTACGCAGACGACGTCATAGTTGTTATTAAAAACCAGATGGAGATGGATGTTTTAACCAATCACCTGAACTTATATGAGCTAGCTTCCGATGCCAAATTAAATCACGATAAAACGGAGGGAGTTTGGATCGGAGCTGAAAGTAAGAAACGTGACATCAACATTAAAGTAAAGGATGAAATTAAATTCTTAGGTTTGACCATTTGTAATCAAAACTGTAGTGAAAACAAATGGGAAACTAAACTATGTGAGGTTaaagaagaagttaaaaaaaatgggaaaataaaaacaccaattaaAAATCAAGAGTGAATATTTTCAAAACTTTCGTTTTATCCAAGCTgctgtttttagcaaacatcTTCCCTCCATCTCACAAAATGATAATGGAATTAAATAAACAGTGTGTAAACTTAGTTTGGGGTACAACTAGAGAAGtaacaaaaagagaaatcaTGTATAAAAGTAAAGAATATGGGGGGTTAGGGGCAGTAGATGTGGGTATAAAATTGTATATTActtttgttaaaaatgtgtCAGTAGTCATGTCCAGGAATGCTCTCTTGGTCGGTGATCGCTCCAAGTGGAGAAAACGGAGAGGGAGAGCCAGACAAGGTCCAGAATATAACCTGAATTATGGTGATTTTATGTATGAATATGAAAAACTTCAAATTGACTGGAATGGCCTCCTCCTCgagtaaaatgtttttgttttttttatttatgattatAAATATGGTGGGTATATAAATTATAAACACCTAACACACAACGCAGGAACCTAGTTCCtgcaatttttaaaaaaaaaaaaacctttctgAGAGCATTCGTGACGTGAGATGGCTGATGTCCGTAAACAGACTCGCTGTCAGAGCTGTTGTGTCTTGGAGTTGCTatgtaacaacaaaaaaatgtccaaTGATTTACTGTGACGACGATGAGACGCAACAGCACCTCTTAATGGACTGTTACAGAGCAACAGAAGTCTGGGACAAGTTAAAAGTGTATGGTGTAAAATTTGATCTTTCATATAAAtctgtaatgtactgtattattgATGAGACTCTACCTGAGAAACACAAGGAACTGATACAAATAATCATATGTATTGTATGTTTGAAGTTGTGGAAAACAAGATGCTGTATGGTTATACAACAGACTGTTATAAATAGTGATGACGTGTGCAAACAAGTCCTCACTGAGCTAAGGAGAAGAAGATCTCTGGACACAGAAGAGCTTCTTCCTTGGAACACTTTGACCCTGTGAATTACAGCACTTTATGAAAGACTGTAGATGCACTTTATGAGAGACTCTGTATGCACTTTATGAGAGGCTCTAGATGCACTTTATGAGAGACTCTATATGCACTTTATGAAAGACTGTAGATGCACTTTATGAGAGGCTCTAGATGCACTTTATGAAAGACTGTAGATGCACTTTATGAAAGATTGTAGATGCACTTTATGAAAGACTGTAGATGCACTTTATGAAAGACTCTATGCACTTTATGAGAGACTctagatcaggggtcaccaaccttttagaaactgagagctacttcatgggtactgagtcatacgaagggctaccagtttgatacactcttctgaaataacaaatttgctcagtttgcctttagttatatatgattattaatgattaatagtcatctatgtgaagacactgatcacgttaatgatttctcattatcaataattatcaacaatgacttaacaaggtgggaaacagataatagaacaggcctgagggctactcatgtggtccttgggggctacctggggCCCGCGGGCACcatgttggtgacccctgatctagATGCACTTTATGAGAGGCTCTAGATGCACTTTATGAACGATTCTTATTGCACTAGTCACTTTACTCGATTTGCACATCTTGTCAGTTAAACTTTGTAATTGTTGTATTGTTCATTTTTGATTGTTGTGACACATAGCctaatgtatgtttaatgttgcCTATACTTAGCCTATAAACTTTAATAATTTAAAGCATAACAAATAAGCTATGGAAAATATGTTAATACACAGTCTTATATTTCCGTCTGTAGATTAGATATTGtaaatacacccacacacaagttAGCATTATATAATACATAATTGAAACCTCTTATAAAACTTTATAAATCCCCAAGGGGCAATTCATTTTACCCATGTACTGTTTCCCCTTATGTCCCCAAGTCCACTCCTCTATTATctgatttaattaaaataatctaAAGACTTTTACATGAGTGATTGTGTGTATGAAACACCAAATCATGAAAATAAGTATACTCGAATTTTGAACATTGTATAAACACTGCTAGTACACAGCAGGGAAGCTGTGCAAATAAATTTCCCAATGAAAGACTGAAACTGTCTTTGGCACTTTACCTGCATCATTGCAAAATAATGCAACTCTCTAGCACTTTAATTTCTCATTTATCACCAACTATTGCACTTTAGATACTATTTTTATTGTTGGTTCTGCATCGCTTATTGTTCTAGTGTTTTACGAGTCTGTTACTGacaatgtcatgttttttttaggagATGTGTAAGAAATGAATTTCCCTTCGTGGGATAATAAGGTTTAGTTTATCAGCCgtctccacaaaataaacactgAATGCTGAACACAATTAGTGTATCATTACACAGGAGTAGAAGCAAAAGCACTTACTACTCAAGGATGAGAAAGCTATCTGAATGGATGGCTTGGGTGCTTCTTTGTTACAGATGTCTAGAAACAAGGACTAGCAGATTTAGGAATAACTTCTTTCCCAAAGCGATAAGTCTTTAATTAAGCTAAACTTTCAAATGATGCAGTTTGCACTGTTACTCAGCACTTTATCCACATTATAATATTTATTATCCACTTAGTGTGAGAGTAGACAAGTTCTGTTTTTATGCTatggttgagagagagagagagagagagatatgaatTTTATGTATTACAACGATGAAGCACCTTACTTGGCTCAACGCTGTCATTGTACTTAAGGTATTCAATTAAATCCTAATAATTTAAGAACCATTGCTTATCAGCCCATAACTGCATTATCAAGTGTTAACAAGTTGCATTAGAATATAGAAAAGGAATAAGGATCACAGCTCTGAGTTGGATGTGTggtggctcttaaaagagccgtTGGGTTGTTGTGAGCAGTCAGGTGAGTTTAAGCCCTCTCGCCGCGGATACGACGGGCCAGCTGGATGTCTTTGGGCATGATGGTGACCCTCTTGGCGTGGATGGCGCACAGGTTGGTGTCCTCGAACAGGCCGACCAGGTAAGCCTCGCTGGACTCCTGCAGAGCCATGACGGCGGAGCTCTGGAAGCGCAGGTCGGTCTTGAAGTCCTGAGCGATCTCCCTCACCAGGCGCTGGAAGGGCAGCTTGCGGATCAGCAGCTCGGTGGACTTCTGGTAGCGACGGATCTCCCTCAGAGCCACGGTACCGGGCCTGTAACGGTGAGGCTTCTTCACGCCGCCGGTAGCCGGGGCGCTCTTGCGGGCAGCCTTGGTGGCCAGCTGCTTCCTGGGGGCTTTGCCTCCGGTGGACTTACGAgcggtctgcttggttcttgcCATTCTGCTTCACTTTACTCACGAAAAGTAGCTTTGATTCTGGAGCAACAGTCTCTGATTATATAGCCAGAGCCGGCGCACAGGCGACGCTGATTGGTCCAATGAGCTGGCGCAAAGGCGACGCCGATTGGTTTAATGTTTGCGCGGGCTAAAACAGCTCAGCCATTGGACAAAAGGAATTTGAAAATTCAAACTTACCCGGTCATTTTAATCTATTGTTTAGTACATTTCTAAAGCTTTGGGGTATTAACAGAACAGATAAAcacacttattttatttcttgatATTATATTTACTATTATTAACACGTGTGTTTTAACTTCTAGTTTATTTTCCATTACATATGGCTTCCTTGTTTTTATGTCCATTCTGTCTATTTTTGCcttattgtaaagcactttgtgctgCATTTCTTGAAACATACTCTTCACTGACgaatttagtttatttaatttcataaaATAAACATGGTTTTGAATATCAGTGTGTTGGGAGAAAAATCATTTAGGAAAcatttaatataaataaaaaataagttaaGTGTGTTAACATGTTTACACAGGGCTGTACATCTGTTAATCAGTTACACATGttgaatataaaaacacaaatgtctaCATCTAATATACTGTAAGTATGTTATATTAAACAGGAAAACCTTTACGAATCATCATCATTACTACTACAACAATTATAAAACATTAAACCAAAGGTCATTTACCCATGTATAAAATATACTATACGTGCATTTCTGCCATTTATACCTTCACTCCACTTTTTATTTCCACTTTAACTTACTATTACTATACTATTTATCTAGTATACAGCTATGATGGAAAACTGCCAAAAGAGGGTGTGTCACATCAAGCCAACTACatgtattttaaacattttgtagTTACACCCATCATTAATCAAGATACATTTGTTCTTGTaactttatatattatacagCTATTTTCACTACTGTCTGCATCTGGTTAGTTATCAAAACGGATACTTGCTGTGTGCAACAATTGATTAGGATCAATATAAATCTGGATATAAATACTTAATTATAAGATAAATCTACAGCTGAATAAAACAATTGCTAAGCAGTGACTTTCCACCATAGCAGCTGTAAAGTCCCAAGGAGCTTTTTTAGTGTGTTTGCAGACACCAAACTAACCTCTGTTTTATAAAGATATAATCGCAGGAGCTGACTGTTTTTACTTTGAATCTATAACAAACATCTCTTCTTATCATCAAACTGGTTTTGGCGAACTTCTGATGTATTTTAAAGCATTTAGGAGAGGAATTACAAGGAAAAGACTCGCAGCAGTGCCTCACACGGCAGTAGTTTTGGGAGGTTTAAAGGCTTCCCAAtcaaaatataaacatatttaaagCTTTATTTGACTTATATATAAAGATAAACTCCGTCGCTATCAGTTCCAATacattttacactttgtttGTTCCTCCAGATGTGTATTTTATACATGTATCGGTGAAGAGAAAACACAATGACACGGTATTCCTGCTGCACTGGTGAGCGGCAGACTGGGGTTGTCtctccacggttctcatggtGTGTTTGAGTGTCTGTTTTAGTTGAACACATTtgtatattcaaatattaaaacCAGCAGACTGAGGAAATATAAAAGCAACTGTACGCTTTAGGTATAAGCGGATGCATAACAAAAAGGTACAAAAGTGCAATGATTTCTCTTATAAATGAGATTATAAATAATCAACTGAGATCCCCAACAAAACTATTAAAGTATGTACAATTATTATAgtgcaaatataaaataaagtaatcAGGAAAATGGCTCTTTATGGCATTTGggtggctcttaaaagagcctTTTGATGGGTGAAGCAAACTTTTAGATTTACTTCTTTGCTGGTTTCTTGGCTGCGGCCTTCTTTGCGGGTTTGGCAGCTTTAGGTTTGACGACCTTCTTGGCGGCTTTCTTGGGGGTGACGGCCTTCTTGGGTGCAGCTGCCTTCTTGACCACCTTCTTTTTTGGGCTCTTTGTCGCCTTCTTGACCGGTGTCTTCTTCGCTACGGCAGTCTTCTTTGCCTTCTTGGGTGTTGTTGCTTTAGCCTTCTTGGCTGCTGCTGGTTTCTTAGCGGCCGCGGGCTTCTTTGCTGCCGGCTTCTTGGCTTTGGCTGCGGGTTTCTTCGCTGCTACCTTCTTGGGCTTTTCAGCAGGCTTGGCGGCCTTGAAGGACCCGGACGCACCGTTTCCTTTGGTCTGGGTGAGGGCTCCTTTGGCAACCAAAGCCTTCACGGCGCGCTTAATGAGGGCGGATTTGTGCTCGACGTCGAAGCCTTGAGCGCCCAACTCCTTCTTCAAAGCCACGTACGAAATACCTTTACGTTCCTTGGAGGCTGTGACAGCCTTCAGGATGAGCTCAGCGGCGCCGGGACCGGTCTTCTTGGCCGGCTTGGCTGCTTTCTTCTTGGGCGCCTTGGTGGCCGGTGCCGGTGCGGCGGGTGGAGCAACTGGAGCGACTTCTGCCATTGTGTTATCAAAGTGATCTTCTCGAGTAGTCTGAGATGACTGATAGAAAACTCCCAGCAAAGAGGGGAACTTAAACACATCATGAGAACCGTAGAGAGACAATCCCGGTCTGCCGCTCAGCAGTGCAGCAGGAACACTTTGTCACTTGTGTTTTCTCGTCAccaataaatgtataaaatacaCATCTAGAGGAAGTACTAAAGTGTAAAATTGAATGTAACTGATAGCGAAGAAGTTTATCTTCATATACAAGTCAGATAAAGCTTtatagatgtttgttttttgattgGGAAGCCTTTAAACCTCCCAAAACTACTGCCGTGTGAGGCACCGCTGCGGGTCTTTTCCTTGTTATTTCTCTTCTAAATGCTTTAAAATACATCAGAAGTTCACTAAAACCAGTTTGATGGTGAGAGGATAAGTTTGTTTAAAGACTCAACATAAAAACAGTCAGCTCTTGCTATTATATCTTTATAAAACAGGGGATAGTTTGGTGTGTGCAAACACACTCAAAAGTTGCTTGGGACTTTACAT
This window contains:
- the LOC116052000 gene encoding histone H1-like; protein product: MAEVAPVAPPAAPAPATKAPKKKAAKPAKKTGPGAAELILKAVTASKERKGISYVALKKELGAQGFDVEHKSALIKRAVKALVAKGALTQTKGNGASGSFKAAKPAEKPKKVAAKKPAAKAKKPAAKKPAAAKKPAAAKKAKATTPKKAKKTAVAKKTPVKKATKSPKKKVVKKAAAPKKAVTPKKAAKKVVKPKAAKPAKKAAAKKPAKK
- the LOC116052001 gene encoding histone H3-like codes for the protein MARTKQTARKSTGGKAPRKQLATKAARKSAPATGGVKKPHRYRPGTVALREIRRYQKSTELLIRKLPFQRLVREIAQDFKTDLRFQSSAVMALQESSEAYLVGLFEDTNLCAIHAKRVTIMPKDIQLARRIRGERA